In the genome of Plectropomus leopardus isolate mb chromosome 19, YSFRI_Pleo_2.0, whole genome shotgun sequence, the window CGCCCTGGGACCTTGTCAAACCTGAGAGCGTCAGGCGACGTTAAGAGAAGCCACGTTTATAAAAGCCGTGCGTAAAAATAACATTGGCCGAGGCAGCCCCTCATTGCCGGGCGCGTGACATTTAAAACTTAGTGAAGTGCTCTCTTTGTGCCCCCTTCTCTCTCGGGACGCTCCGGATCTATTCTGTCTCTTTAGAAAACACTTCATTCCATGCAGCTCTCGCCTCGGCCGCTGTCATCCAGTGTAGACAGTTCGTCGTGGCTTCGAGTCCCCGGGGTAACCATGACAACCGAAAGAAACCCAAAGTGAATCCAAGGGAGCGGGGTGAGGCCAGAGAGAGCGTGAATAGAGTTTTCTCCAttctgttttgtgcttttttgtgtttagaCTAAACGGGTTTTTTTGCAAAGCGTCGCGCTGCAGAGTTGCATCAGTGGGCAAATTGCAAAGTTGAAGGAGCCCTAAAAAGCAAAGCGCTCCATGTCATTCAAACCCGACGCGGTCTATTAAAAGTATCGCCTTGCTGGTGACTGAACTTCTACTATTTATGAAGCCCCGGGCAAGTGATTGCAGAGAACACAGCGACCGGGAAGAGAATTGAATATCATTTACGCGTGAAGAACCCGTGCGTAAAACCAAGAGGAATAATGGGCCTCTCACAAACGCTTCTCGTGTACGTGCTGGTGTGCGTTCACCTTGGAGTTTCCCAGCATTACCTTCGCCTCCGTCCATCGCCCAGTGATCACCTCCCCGTGCCAGATCTAAAGGAGGACCCCGATCCGGAGTACGACCCCCGGGAGCAGGACTTGGCCGAGAGGACTCTGAGGAAAAAGCTCGGCAGTAACTTTGACCCCAACTTCATGTCCATCACCTCGCCCATGTTGGTGAACCTCTCGGCGCCAGAGGTGAAGCTGCAGGGGCCCATGCCCAACGAGATTAAAAAGCTGGACCTCACAGAGACCCCGTATGGGAAGCGGGTAAAAGTGGGCAAGAAAGCCCGCAGGAAATTTCTGCAGTGGCTGTGGACCTACACGCACTGCCCTGTGGTACACACCTGGAAGGATTTGGGCGTGAGGTTCTGGCCACGTTACATCAAGGAGGGAAACTGTTTCTCTGAGCGCTCGTGCTCCTTCCCAGAGGGGATGTcttgcaaaccagtcaagtcaATCAACAAGATTTTCCTCCGGTGGTATTGTCAAGGCTTTCTAAGACAGAAATACTGTACGTGGATACAGGTGCAATACCCAATCATCTCAGAGTGCAAGTGTTCGTGCTGATTTTCTCTAAGGAAGGTGGTCGAAAGGGGGGAGTGGACTGGAAATACGGTTTCTATTGCACTGTTAACTCTCTACAGAGGTGGGCACCATagcaaatctatttttttatatagcatTTTAAGTGAAATACCAACATTGtacatatttaagaaaaatgcaGCTATTTTTTCTAATTGAACCAGGACCATATTTTATTCTCAGCCCTGAAAacgtgtttttttgggggaacACGAGCACTTCATAAGGAAGAGCttcttttttgatattttttatgagACATTGAAGATGCAATGCATATGCTACACTTCTCCAAGAggtgaactttttttcttcatcttcaaCTGAACATTGATGCTGACTGTTATTTCACTGCAATGCTGCCTAGAGTTTTTgtataatattaatatcaataataattaaattgtaaaaaaaaaaaaaaaaaaaagttgaggttaaagatatatataaagGCGTGAACTCAGCTTTTTTTGGAATACATAGTATtgtagaaataaacaaaaaatctgtacgttttatttattattttaacgaTTGTGAGTATAGAGCATAAGGAAAGAGAATAGCAGAGTATACCAGAAAAAATATGGGAGATGTCTACTTGAATatttctaaaaattaaaaaaaatcaataaaataaataaaaaagtatcaGTGTACATGTTATGTTTACACGTTTTAGCAATAAAGTCTATCTTTTCAACGTGTATTAGTGTCAAGCCATGTTGCTTACAACGAGTGTCTATAACCAGGGGGGcgtgtacactgtaaaaaatatcatCTGAGCATGTTGTTTCATTCAGTTTAAACTTTTCCTTGCAAGAAATGAAATGTGATTATTTAACTTGTTGGCAATAgagttaaatatattttctacatATAAGTGTTACTTGATTTAGAGAAAATAAGGTTTTCTTGAATTGGAAACACGTGAAACTGAGCCACGTTTTatgaaaaatgttgcacaagactgacattttttgcagtgcagACGGCCAGGCTCCGAAGTGGAGTGAAGTTACTTACTGCACAGTAAGTCCAAGCTTCAGTGACTCTGTGTGGACTGCCTGACGCTCCACGCCGTCACAGTGATTTTAGAAAGGGCTGATTTACTACGCTGCGTAATGCGCAACACATACCTCCAGCGCCTCCACAGAACTGGCATTCATTTGTCTCAGccggagagaaagagagagagagagagagagagagagagaggccacGCACATTCATCTCCCCTGTCTGCGCACATGCTCGTTTCAGGGGGCTCCGAGGTGTTAACATAATGGCTAAAATATGATTCAGACATTTCAAACAGTGTCAGATGATGAAATGGCAAGCGTATATACGCGCGAGCCAGGGGCGTCTGGGGTCTGTGCTTTTTACTCTGGAAGCTCCACACAAGTTCCACTGAGGTATTTGTATAGAGGTGGACTGGAGCAGACCGGCGCCTATTCAAGTCTGACCGccctggagagaaaaaaaaaacacaaagcctaTAAAACAATGGTCAACTGTTTTTGACGTTAGCAGACTATTAATTGGAGAGTTGCTGTCTGCGAGTTTAAGAGATACGGGCAATTAAACGCGCTGGAGACGCGCAGGGAAATTAACTATGAAATCAAAGTGTGTAAGTAAGGGGGTTTTATGGTGTTTATATTATTCTTTAAATACAATCAACGACTTAAGCAGAGCCATGACTGCATGTCTGAGAGCTAAAAGGAGCGTGTGTAGTGTTTCCACTGAGCGCATCTTGTGTGCGTTAAagtgatttgtgtttttgcggGCAGAGTTGGATTTGACACTTGCCGCCCGGTTATTGTGACAGAACCACTGAGGGGATTTGGTAAGCAGAGGAGAAGGACGGCAGCATGccagcggaggaggaggaggaagaggagaaggagcagaagcaggaggaggaggaggaggaggaggagtgggggCTGCTTTCCTTACTGTCAGCTTCTTTCTTGATGATGTCTCGGGGTTTTTAGAAACTGCGTCTCTGACTCGACGGCGCCACTCAGCCGCCCCCTCTCGACTGCGCAGAATGAGGCACTTTGGGAAACAGTAACCCTTTCAGGCTCTGCCCGGAGAGTATTTTAGAAGCGTGTGAAAGGCAATACGCCGCCCTGGCTCCAGCCAGTTAGGTGCGCACCTTTTAGAAACAGAGACTGCCAGCCAGTCAGATCAGAGGGTCTCAAAATGGGGTCCGGGGACCTCCAGGTGGTCCTTGAAGGGAATCTAAGGGGTCTTCTACAAAATGACGAATTGTTGATTTTAAGCATAATTCATTAGAAATTACCCAGTTTTTACTGTTAAATCACTCCAGTCGTTATCATTTGGCTGATATTAAATACACTTCTCAGCCAGGTGTCCTTGCAcacaaatctgaaaatgttgtgtttaaccctttgaaaactgggaaaattggcttgaattcttctaaaaacatagattaaggcaatgagcagtgaaagaaggaaataccccaaaattagcaagaaatttgtaaaaagtaccaaaaaattacttgaaaattagcacactcaaaaaaaaaaccccaaaagaaaacactcaaacatacatacaaataaacaaacacaaaatctggaaggtaaaaaaaaaaaaaagaatgaaaagacaacatgtaaaggaaatgacctggaaaaagtgcttcaataatttaaataattttgtaaaataatttaaaatccagtttagttttagatatttttctctggctttcaaaaaatatttttctgaactACTAAAGTCTGAAAATTTGCAgtacatttcttgtcaagtcgctcattgcctttggTTTCTACcaccacaagaaaagtggtTTTGAAGGGTTATTTATTGTTGTCATATGTCTGAGGTGTCTTTGcacaaaaatctgacaaatgggTACGTAGAGTTtatccttttgtttttaaccctttgaaatcagggcaaattggcttgatttctttcaaaaacattggaagaaggcaatgagcaacgaaagaagaaatgacacaaaaaatagcaagaaataagtaaaaagtactgaATATTACCTGAATATTCAcctgaatatttgaaaaagaaaaaccaaaaacagtaGTATAGGGGCCTTTTTTTTCgttagacattttcccctagctttataaaaataattttctaaatctgctcaTTTGTTGATTTGGGTTCggaggttgaaatacttgtaaaaggtctgaaaacagcacaagaaaagtggtattgatccaggtttcaaagggttaaactaaataaaaatgttagatATGTGAGATCAAGACACATGATATTACATAATCTAACGCCTATTTGCTCAAAATCCAGCCCCAGCTCCAATTCCACTGTACACTCTCTAAATTAATCCCCTCCTAGATTTAGAAACCTTTTGGGTTAATATAGAAACATCCAACGTGGTTGCAGATTAAATATGGAccatgtggtgttttttttctaacaccCACGGCGGAAAAATATCAATCCTCAAATGAGCAACTGTCAGAGTCCTGTCTTCTCTTTACATTGACTGTGTCACAGCTTCACACCATTCATAAAATCAACACTTTCATTCATCAGCATATCCCCGAATTTCATCATAAAATTCACTCGATGTAAATTTACTATCCTTAGGGTGACAAGACTGACATTTGACTGACGTGTGagaaaaatgtgacaatatCTTCCTGTTGACATGCGAGGCAGTGACACATCGGCGCGGCTTGCgttcacataaaaatgtcaagacaGTGGTGGCCTTTACCTCGTCAGATGCGTAGCATCATCATAGTCTGTCTCCAAATTCATCTGACAAAACAGGccacaataataaatacagtttggTATGTTTGGAAGCTTCATATATACTATATGAGCAGATATTTGCAGCGTGTACGGAGAATTAAATAAAGGCCTGGAGACAATTAGGATGATAGGAGAGGAGGTTAAAGGGGGAGGGGTGGCAAGTTTTGTGGTGAAGATGATGAGACTGTGTCTCCTGATGAGACTCAATTATTATGATGGATTGTGGTCCGATTGGGAATGATTGGGGTGCGTCAGTGGGTGGTGGGTGGTAAAGGGTCTGTGGTGACTAACATTTGAGCAAACATGCGAAAGATGCATCGATACCTGTGTGGATGAACACAGCAGAATGAGTGTGCTGattgcatgtgtgcacacaatCAGCCACGTGCACGTACACATCTCTGGCGTGTGCGATGtggctgacagacagacagagccgGAGACAAGGGTCTGTGGCTGTAAGTAAGGCCCAAACCCCATGGTTGTAAAAGCCAATGAGTCAGCAGTGCTGAGGTTATTGATGATGACAGGGTATTAGATGGAGCACTGAGGGGAGGGaaggcacacacagacacacacacacacacacacacacacacacacacacacacacacacacacacacacacacacacacataaacggAGTCACCGCAGATGATACCCGGCATTCCGTTAGACCACCAACCCCGGCTTGTGG includes:
- the nog2 gene encoding noggin-2; this encodes MGLSQTLLVYVLVCVHLGVSQHYLRLRPSPSDHLPVPDLKEDPDPEYDPREQDLAERTLRKKLGSNFDPNFMSITSPMLVNLSAPEVKLQGPMPNEIKKLDLTETPYGKRVKVGKKARRKFLQWLWTYTHCPVVHTWKDLGVRFWPRYIKEGNCFSERSCSFPEGMSCKPVKSINKIFLRWYCQGFLRQKYCTWIQVQYPIISECKCSC